A window from Phalacrocorax carbo chromosome 20, bPhaCar2.1, whole genome shotgun sequence encodes these proteins:
- the ATAD3A gene encoding ATPase family AAA domain-containing protein 3A has protein sequence MSWLFGLNRGAAPAGGGDAAPGAAGLSLPPAPGGGGGGGAAGGGAGDRQAPKDKWSNFDPTGLERAAKAARELDASRHAKDALSLAQMQEQTLQLEQQTKLKEYEAAIEQLKNEQIRVQAEERRKTLSEETKQHQARAQYQDKLARQRYDEQMRQQQLTNEENLRKQEESVQKQEAMRRATIEREMELRHKNEMLRVEAEARARAKAERENADIIREQIRLKAAEHRQTVLESLKTAGMIFGEGFRAFVTDWDKVTATVAGLTLLAVGVYSAKNATAVAGRYIEARLGKPSLVRETSRITVLEALKHPIKVGKRLTSKAQDALEGVVLSPQLEARVRDIAIATRNTKKNKSLYRNILMYGPPGTGKTLFAKKLAVHSGMDYAIMTGGDVAPMGREGVTAMHKLFDWANTSRRGLLLFVDEADAFLRKRATEKISEDLRATLNAFLHRTGQHSNKFMLVLASNQPEQFDWAINDRIDEMVNFDLPQLEERERLVRMYFDRHVLKPATEGKQRLKLAQFDYGKKCSEIARLTEGMSGREISQLAVAWQAAAYASEDGVLTEAMIDARVADAVQQHKQKMEWLKTEGADASKGTGRDLLLPLPKGTPM, from the exons ATGTCTTGGCTCTTCGGGCTGAaccgcggggcggccccggcgggcggcggcgacGCGGCCCCGGGCGCGGCCGGCCTCTCCCTCCCGCCGGcaccgggcggcggcggcggcggcggggcggcgggaggcggcgccGGGGACCGCCAGGCGCCCAAGGACAAATGGAGCAACTTTGACCCAACGGGCCTGGAGCGGGCAGCGAAGGCGGCGCGGGAGCTGGACGCATCCC GCCATGCAAAAGATGCTCTTAGTCTTGCCCAGATGCAAGAGCAGACCTTGCAGCTGGAACAGCAAACGAAACTTAAG GAGTATGAAGCTGCCATAGAACAACTGAAGAATGAGCAGATACGGGTACAAGCAGAAGAGAGACGAAAAACACTCAGTGAAGAAACCAAACAGCATCAAGCA cgaGCCCAATACCAGGACAAATTGGCAAGGCAGCGCTATGATGAACAGATGCGACAACAG CAACTTACTAATGAAGAGAATCTGAGGAAGCAGGAAGAATCTGTGCAGAAGCAGGAAGCCATGAGGCGTG caactATAGAGCGAGAGATGGAGCTGCGGCATAAGAATGAAATGCTGCGTGTCGAGGCAGAGGCGAGAGCCCGTGCTAAGGCTGAGCGGGAGAATGCAGACATCATTCGGGAACAGATCCGCTTAAAAGCTGCTGAACATCGCCAAACAGTATTAGAGTCCCTCAA GACAGCTGGGATGATCTTTGGGGAAGGATTCCGTGCTTTTGTAACAGACTGGGATAAAGTTACGGCCACG GTGGCAGGCCTAACCCTGCTGGCGGTGGGTGTTTACTCTGCCAAGAATGCCACGGCAGTAGCAGGGCGATATATAGAAGCACGTTTGGGTAAACCTTCCCTGGTGAGAGAAACTTCACGCATTACTGTGCTGGAGGCACTGAAGCATCCTATCAAG GTTGGTAAGCGTCTTACCAGCAAGGCTCAGGATGCCCTTGAAGGAGTTGTTCTCAGT CCACAGTTAGAAGCACGTGTGAGAGATATTGCCATAGCaacaagaaatacaaaaaagaacaaaagcctGTACAGGAATATCCTTATGTACGGTCCCCCTGGCACTGGAAAGACGCTCTTTGCCAAG aaATTAGCTGTGCACTCCGGCATGGATTATGCCATCATGACGGGTGGCGATGTTGCCCCCATGGGGCGGGAAGGAGTTACTGCCATGCATAAACTCTTTGACTGGGCAAATACCAGCAGGAGAGG CCTCTTGCTATTTGTGGATGAAGCGGATGCATTTCTGCGGAAGAGGGCAACA GAGAAAATCAGTGAAGATCTCAGAGCAACTTTAAATGCATTCCTGCACAGAACAGGACAGCACAGCAACAA GTTTATGCTTGTTTTAGCAAGCAACCAGCCTGAGCAATTTGACTGGGCTATCAATGACCGAATAGACGAAATGGTGAACTTTGATCTGCCCCAGCTAGAAGAACGGGAGCGGCTTGTGAGAATGTATTTTGATAGGCATGTCTTGAAGCCAGCCACAGAGGGTAAACA ACGTTTGAAGCTGGCCCAGTTTGACTATGGGAAAAAGTGCTCGGAGATTGCCAGGTTGACAGAAGGCATGTCTGGCCGAGAGATCTCTCAGCTTGCAGTGGCATGGCAG GCTGCAGCTTATGCATCAGAGGACGGTGTTCTTACAGAGGCCATGATCGATGCCCGGGTAGCTGATGCTGTGCAGCAACACAAGCAGAAGATGGAGTGGCTGAAAACAGAGGGTGCTGATGCAAGCAAAGGGACTGGCAGAgacctgctcctgcccctccccaaAGGAACACCGATGTGA